A genomic region of Methanothermobacter sp. CaT2 contains the following coding sequences:
- a CDS encoding pyridoxal phosphate-dependent aminotransferase: MISPKKYAKAAKVPPNGFKTSNEFFNYVFKDKEMIWMGQNTNHLHDHSEIAEAMIECINEGSYCKYPPPEGFPELKELVLKDLGLGDDFEALITAGGTESLYLCMNDILEPEDNAITCDPGYLIIDNFASRFACSVKSVPIYSSECDYKLTPDLVLENMDRDTRLISLIDPLNPLGSSYTRDEIKAFADIAVDHDVYLLHDITYRDFAREHHLAAEYAPEHTVTVYSFSKICGMAGLRIGAIVATSDIVESVKGIVINDLGTNVVSQAGAIAALKSKAKWVERIRNETLGNQKIIKAAVDEVEGAFLPVYPSNGNMMAIDIYETGVNPVDLTDYLLKRKIFVRQGAYTSKIFGDRYIRLSFSIPREQVEIFAENFVDVMEFLRPS; encoded by the coding sequence ATGATTTCTCCTAAAAAATATGCTAAAGCTGCAAAAGTGCCACCAAATGGCTTTAAAACTTCAAATGAGTTTTTTAACTACGTCTTTAAGGACAAAGAAATGATATGGATGGGTCAGAACACCAACCATCTTCATGATCACTCTGAAATAGCGGAAGCCATGATTGAATGCATAAATGAGGGCAGCTACTGCAAGTATCCACCACCTGAAGGCTTTCCTGAGCTTAAGGAACTTGTACTGAAGGATCTGGGCCTTGGTGATGACTTTGAGGCTCTGATAACTGCAGGGGGTACTGAGTCACTCTACCTGTGCATGAACGATATACTTGAACCCGAGGATAATGCCATAACCTGTGACCCGGGCTACCTGATAATTGACAATTTCGCAAGCAGATTTGCATGCAGCGTAAAATCGGTCCCCATATACAGCAGTGAATGTGACTACAAGTTAACACCAGACCTTGTACTTGAAAACATGGACCGCGACACCCGTCTCATATCACTCATAGATCCCCTGAACCCGCTGGGTTCATCATATACAAGGGATGAGATAAAGGCATTCGCTGACATAGCTGTGGACCATGACGTTTATCTACTCCACGATATAACCTACAGGGACTTTGCAAGGGAGCACCACCTCGCAGCAGAATATGCACCCGAGCACACGGTTACTGTCTACAGCTTCTCCAAGATATGTGGAATGGCAGGTCTGAGGATAGGTGCAATTGTTGCAACATCCGATATCGTTGAATCCGTCAAGGGTATAGTCATAAATGATCTCGGTACAAATGTTGTCTCACAGGCAGGTGCAATTGCAGCCCTCAAATCAAAGGCTAAATGGGTTGAAAGGATACGTAATGAGACCCTCGGTAATCAGAAGATCATTAAGGCTGCCGTCGATGAGGTGGAAGGAGCCTTCCTCCCGGTTTATCCATCAAATGGTAACATGATGGCCATCGACATATATGAAACAGGGGTTAACCCCGTTGACCTTACAGACTACCTGCTTAAGCGGAAGATCTTCGTGAGGCAGGGCGCCTACACCAGCAAGATATTTGGTGATAGGTACATACGCCTCAGCTTCTCAATACCAAGAGAGCAGGTCGAGATATTCGCTGAGAACTTTGTGGATGTCATGGAATTCCTGAGACCATCCTGA